The Kribbella sp. HUAS MG21 genome includes the window GGGAGGCGGTCGGGAAGGTCGTCGAGGACCTGTCGAAGGCGGGCGTCCTGCTGTTCGCGGAGGGTGTGCACCGCAGCGCGCTCGGCGCCAGGGTGAAGGTCGACGGCGGCAAGCGGACCGTGACCGACGGCCCGTTCGCGGAGACCAAGGAACTGGTCGGCGGCATGATCGTCGTCGAGGTCCGCAACCGCGACGAGGCGATCGAGTGGGCCGCCCGGCTGGCCGAGGCCCTCGGCGCCGAGGTCGAGGTCCGCCGGGTTGTCGAGGAGGCGGACTTCGCCCCGGACTCGGAGATCTTCGCCAACTGAGCTGTCCATTCCGGGCGCTCCCGTTCGTGGCACTGCCATGAACAACACACTGAACGTTCCCGGAGCAGAGCTGTACTACGAGGTGCGCGGATCAGGGCCGCTGCTGGTCCTGGTCGGCGCGCCGATGGACGCCAACGCGTTCGCGCCGCTCGCCGAGCTGCTGGCGGCGGACCACACCGTCCTGACCCTCGACCCGCGCGGGGTGAAGCGGAGCACGCTGGAGCCCGGCGGTACGTCGCGTCCCGAGCAGCGGGCCGACGACCTGGCCCGGCTGATCCGGCACGTCGACGCCGGCCCGGCCGTCGTCCTCGGCTCCAGCGGCGGGGCGGTCAGCGCCCTCGCGCTGGCGCAGTACCACCCGGAGGTGGTCCGCGCTGTGATCGCGCACGAGCCGCCGCTCGACCGGTTGCTGCCCCACGCCGAGGAGTTGCTCGCGAAGTCGGAGCAGCTGATGGCCGACTACCTGGCCGGTGACGTGACCGGCGCCTGGAAGCAGTTCTTCGCGGTGGCGAACATCCAGTTGCCCGACGAGATGGTCGAGATGATGTTCGGCGGCGAGCGGGACCCGGAGCAGGTCGCCACCGAGCGGTTCTGGTTCGGTCACGAGATGCGCGAGTCGATCACCTGGCTGCCGGACTTCGGCAAGCTCCGCGACGCGGTCGTCGTGGTCGGGATCGGCGAGGAGTCCACCGGTCAGCTCTGCGACCGGACGTCGACCGCGCTGGCCGCCGGCCTGGGCGTCGAGCCGACCCGATTCCCGGGCGACCACACCGGCTTCGTGGACCACCCGGAGGCGTTCGCCGACGCCCTGCGCGCCGTCCTGAAGGAACTCGATCAGCTGAGGTGAGACTCGCTCGTGGGTCGTCGGGTGGAATATGTGAAGCTGGGGGTGTCCGGTGGGTACGCGGGTGGTCGACGCGGTCGCGCCGGGCACCGGTCGAGCGCCCGCCCGCGTGGCGGCTTGACCTCAACCGTGGTTGAAGTTTCAAGCTGGTGCCGCTGAAACAGGACATCGGAGATATCGGCCCCCGCCGGGGCCCCGACGAAGGAGCAGAGTTGACCACGTACACGCTTCCCGACCTCCCCTACGACTACGGTGCGCTGGCGCCGAGCATCGCCGGTGAGATCATGGAGCTGCACCACGACAAGCACCACGCGACCTACGTGAAGGGTCTGAACGACACCCTGGACAAGCTGGCCGAGGCCCGCGACAAGGGTGACTTCGGCGCGATCGTCGGGCTGGAGAAGACGCTGGCCTTCAACCTCGGCGGGCACGTCAACCACTCGATCTTCTGGAAGAACCTGTCGCCCGAGGGCGGCGACAAGCCGGACG containing:
- a CDS encoding YciI family protein — encoded protein: MRYMIINKADADSEAGKFPAPEVGEAVGKVVEDLSKAGVLLFAEGVHRSALGARVKVDGGKRTVTDGPFAETKELVGGMIVVEVRNRDEAIEWAARLAEALGAEVEVRRVVEEADFAPDSEIFAN
- a CDS encoding alpha/beta hydrolase; this encodes MNNTLNVPGAELYYEVRGSGPLLVLVGAPMDANAFAPLAELLAADHTVLTLDPRGVKRSTLEPGGTSRPEQRADDLARLIRHVDAGPAVVLGSSGGAVSALALAQYHPEVVRAVIAHEPPLDRLLPHAEELLAKSEQLMADYLAGDVTGAWKQFFAVANIQLPDEMVEMMFGGERDPEQVATERFWFGHEMRESITWLPDFGKLRDAVVVVGIGEESTGQLCDRTSTALAAGLGVEPTRFPGDHTGFVDHPEAFADALRAVLKELDQLR